A genomic stretch from Argiope bruennichi chromosome 2, qqArgBrue1.1, whole genome shotgun sequence includes:
- the LOC129962360 gene encoding 28S ribosomal protein S27, mitochondrial-like, with product MLSLRNLRHGITSKFPLMQITAVRGVLSEAYLCEEAWQKRLQSPLLKDLKMDLYFVEVDKKFGTKHLVSGVEIDLFANNVQDGSNLDELEHLLYRFRRTKRATEMMDSTNYAVIRAFIKFKQYDSLMRILTNREGYGVFPDLYSYNIIMSTFLNEKMYAEAARTAILMMLQEDFSNKISQALGIYSCQMFLNNCELSSLNPKEEVEENATEKQDDDEEEVQLVRVPFLRNYWFDDHFDITNPKHLIGKTFYLIGREMDHILGRSYQIIGLAMYEKWNKAAALLMTFSQSKDSTILNESVERTKAWIEEIADDDENTREKLLNKFDDIFKKMESKSLIQNGNLNTLLESYLKETLLSEKDDIEAQQKLFSVWENERKEALDRQNAELDKERRLKMIEEKKDYLFWKEKLLFFFENEDKNLEELKKVEELMEALKVHKKVQDTYEPPEIVKKAPERVSKYQRLVRVKKI from the exons ATGCTCTCTTTACGAAATCTAAGACATGGTATTACATCAAAGTTTCCTCTGATGCAAATAACTG CTGTTCGAGGTGTATTATCAGAAGCTTATTTATGTGAAGAAGCATGGCAAAAAAGGCTTCAAAGTCCTCTGTTAAAGGACTTAAAAATGG ATCTATATTTTGTTGAAGTTGATAAAAAGTTTGGAACAAAACATCTTGTTAGTGGTGTTGAGATAGATTTG tttgCCAATAATGTTCAAGATGGCTCAAACTTAGATGAACTTGAGCATTTACTATACAG GTTTCGTAGAACAAAACGTGCTACTGAAATGATGGATTCTACTAATTATGCAGTTATTAGggcattcataaaatttaaacaatatgacTCATTGATGAGAATTTTAACTAATCGGGAAGGTTATGGTGTCTTTCCtgatttatattcttataatatcaTTATGAGCacgtttttaaatgaaaagatgtaTGCAG aggcTGCTCGCACAGCTATCCTCATGATGTTGCAAGAagatttcagtaataaaataagcCAGGCACTTGGAATATATTCTTGTCAGATGTTTCTAAATAATTGTGAATTAAGCAGTTTAAATCCGAAAGAGGAAGTTGAAGAAAACGCCACTGAGAAACAAGATGATGATGAGGAAGAAGTG caactGGTTAGAGTTCCATTCCTGAGAAACTATTGGTTTGATGATCATTTTGATATTACCAATCCAAAACATCTTATAGGCAAAACTTTTTATCTGATTGGGCGTGAGATGGACCACATTTTGGGTAGATCTTACCAAATTATTGGACTTGCTATGTATGAAAAGTGGAATAAAGCTGCTGCCTTGTTAATGACTTTTTCTCAGTCAAAAGATTCCACAATATTAAATGAATCT gtTGAAAGAACAAAAGCATGGATTGAAGAAATAGCTGATGACGATGAAAACACCAGggagaaattattgaataaatttgat gatattttcaagaaaatggaATCAAAATCTTTGATACAAAATGGTAACCTCAATACTCTGCTAGAATCTTATTTGAAAGAGACACTACTGAGTGAAAAAGATGACATTGAAGCTcaacaaaaacttttttctgtTTGGGAAAATGAACGCAAAGAAGCTCTTGACAGGCAAAATGCTGAATTAGATAAAGAAAGAAGACTAAAGATGATTGAagagaaaaaagattatttattttggaaggagaaattgttattcttttttgaaaatgaggATAAAAATTTGGAGGAACTTAAGAAAGTTGAGGAACTAATGGAGGCCTTGAAAGTGCATAAAAAAGTACAAGATACATATGAACCTCCTGAAATAGTTAAAAAAGCCCCTGAAAGAGTTAGTAAATATCAAAGATTAGTACGTGtcaaaaagatataa